The nucleotide sequence CGTTTTCCTTAGTCAATCTGAGAAACTCTTCGATCAGATTCTCCAATCGGCCTAGCCCTTTCCCGGTAAGCGCTGAGCACGTGATTGCCTTCGGCTTCCACCCTTCGCTGTAGGGTTCAAGGAAACCAAGAATCCTACCGTATTCTCCGCGGGCCGCCCTAGCTTTTATTAGGTTGTCTCCGTCAGCCTTGTTGACAGCGATTGCGTCTGCGATTTCGACCACCCCTTTCTTGATTCCCTGAAGCTCATCCCCTGCTCCGGAAATCTGGAGTAACAGGAAAAAATCCACTAGCGAGCGAACAGCGATCTCACTCTGCCCTACCCCAACCGTTTCCACCAAAACAGTTTCATACCCTGCAGCCTCAACGAGAATGATGGCTTCCTTGGTTCGCGCAGCCACACCTCCCAAGGTGCCTGCAGAAGGGGATGGCCGGATAAAAGAATTCTCATGGCGACTAAGTAGCTCCATCCGGGTTTTGTCTCCCAAAACACTGCCACCGCTTCGGGAACTCGATGGATCCACAGCGAGGACCGCAATTTTCTCTCCACGATTGCAGACTCGGAGACCGAAAGCCTCGATAAAAGTGCTCTTACCCGCGCCAGGTACACCGGAAATCCCAATCCTCCTCGATTTACCAGA is from Verrucomicrobiota bacterium and encodes:
- the meaB gene encoding methylmalonyl Co-A mutase-associated GTPase MeaB, with protein sequence DADPNYFASFVRAGEEGADGARKSVRPRTPPPDPEWLVEGVLEGERMRLARAITLVESKAPAHQEIAKAVIEACLPHSGKSRRIGISGVPGAGKSTFIEAFGLRVCNRGEKIAVLAVDPSSSRSGGSVLGDKTRMELLSRHENSFIRPSPSAGTLGGVAARTKEAIILVEAAGYETVLVETVGVGQSEIAVRSLVDFFLLLQISGAGDELQGIKKGVVEIADAIAVNKADGDNLIKARAARGEYGRILGFLEPYSEGWKPKAITCSALTGKGLGRLENLIEEFLRLTKENGVLERERKRQNVEWFRTLLKEAILSRFFSEDSIATTVAELEGKVAEGILPVGNAVDLALGGKDCS